A genomic window from Companilactobacillus alimentarius DSM 20249 includes:
- a CDS encoding Crp/Fnr family transcriptional regulator, translating into MAKLAHDHTAEDCVELVPIFKTLSQKDIETVATLVTHHHYKNGEYIFSAGDVADSLVIVAHGQAKVFQMSASGKEQMLRVLQTGDFDGEAALFSDAEHSNFSQALMDTDVCQISRTDFQKLMQESPALAVNMVNALGRRIVQLEQQTAEVTTSSVESRLANYLLETSAGLDEEVFTLPLKKKDIATYLGTTPETISRKLTLLVKQGMIEKISNNKFKILDEDRLMMID; encoded by the coding sequence ATGGCAAAGTTAGCGCATGACCATACGGCAGAAGATTGTGTCGAGTTGGTCCCAATTTTTAAAACCCTATCGCAAAAGGATATTGAAACTGTGGCAACTCTAGTAACGCATCACCATTATAAAAATGGCGAATACATCTTTTCCGCTGGGGATGTTGCTGATTCGTTAGTTATCGTGGCTCACGGACAGGCAAAAGTTTTCCAAATGTCAGCGAGTGGGAAAGAACAAATGTTACGTGTCTTGCAGACTGGTGATTTCGATGGAGAGGCAGCCTTGTTCTCTGATGCTGAACATAGCAATTTTTCACAAGCATTAATGGATACCGATGTTTGTCAGATTTCTAGAACAGATTTCCAAAAATTGATGCAAGAATCCCCGGCATTGGCAGTAAATATGGTCAATGCCCTAGGTCGAAGAATCGTCCAGTTGGAGCAACAAACTGCTGAAGTTACTACTTCCAGTGTTGAAAGCCGATTGGCAAATTACTTGTTGGAAACAAGTGCCGGTTTGGATGAAGAAGTTTTCACCTTACCACTTAAGAAAAAAGATATTGCAACATACCTAGGAACGACCCCTGAGACAATCAGTCGGAAGTTAACACTTTTAGTTAAGCAAGGTATGATTGAAAAGATTAGTAATAATAAATTTAAAATTTTAGATGAAGACAGGCTGATGATGATAGACTAG
- a CDS encoding ABC transporter ATP-binding protein, giving the protein MIKKMIKKHPILILLVTFLTISTNALETVANLILVYAIDTIIDRKVKLFLTLLAIMILGYLIHWVTGYYTRVLEEKLIQKENHDIRQKYMENQMSTALENDLDSDKMINVVTNDVLLFDQQYLKGFYELFNCIFGIVFSAIALVYLHWSLLLLSIVMTVCLLLVPKIVGKRLRTTTKNISNNNDELLKKLNDWTKGYKDLLWNGALFQLWNQTRHQFHKLENSYVDQKKAQQTAAQLGAFINIVAQAAIIALAGYLAIKSIVSIGVVMSAGNLAFQLFGSVSVATDSIILLQSGSSIKDKIESLTKDIHVNDSEKKQNQSALDDVKKIELSNLSYTYKNGTRIAYPDIKIDKGDKVVITGPSGSGKTTLINLLTGRMNNYNGSLKLNDIEYSNFNKISFLKVFGIQPQKYHIFNDTISRNITLSNGNYNQEQIDRAIQKAQLTQKVSTLPKGLDTLISSGSETLSGGELQRVSLARFFIRKRPVLIVDEGTSALDKKNAEKVMDVLVKNKELTLFVITHSIDQSILRLFNKQIDLSE; this is encoded by the coding sequence ATGATAAAGAAAATGATTAAGAAACATCCAATTTTAATCTTGTTAGTAACTTTTCTAACAATTTCAACCAATGCACTGGAAACTGTTGCTAATTTGATACTTGTTTATGCAATAGATACTATCATTGATCGTAAAGTAAAACTTTTCTTGACGTTACTGGCAATAATGATTTTAGGATATTTAATCCATTGGGTAACTGGTTATTATACTCGAGTTCTCGAAGAAAAATTGATCCAAAAAGAGAATCATGATATACGGCAAAAATATATGGAAAATCAGATGTCCACGGCTTTAGAAAACGACTTAGATTCCGATAAGATGATTAATGTGGTCACTAATGATGTTCTGTTGTTCGACCAACAATACTTAAAGGGATTTTACGAATTATTCAATTGTATCTTCGGTATCGTTTTTTCAGCGATTGCTTTGGTTTACTTACATTGGTCACTTTTGCTTCTATCAATCGTGATGACAGTTTGTTTGTTGCTAGTCCCTAAAATCGTTGGTAAGAGATTAAGAACCACAACGAAGAATATTTCTAATAATAATGACGAACTGTTGAAGAAGTTAAATGATTGGACTAAAGGATACAAGGATTTATTGTGGAATGGTGCGCTTTTCCAACTGTGGAATCAAACTCGGCACCAGTTTCACAAATTGGAGAATTCGTATGTTGATCAAAAAAAGGCACAACAGACTGCGGCCCAATTAGGAGCTTTTATAAATATAGTGGCACAAGCTGCAATAATTGCATTAGCTGGTTATTTAGCAATCAAAAGTATAGTTTCTATTGGTGTTGTAATGAGTGCCGGTAATCTAGCTTTTCAGTTGTTTGGGTCAGTTTCTGTAGCAACAGATAGCATTATTCTTTTACAATCTGGATCTTCAATCAAAGATAAAATTGAGTCATTAACAAAAGACATTCACGTCAATGATTCCGAAAAGAAACAAAATCAAAGTGCCTTGGATGATGTTAAAAAGATTGAATTGAGTAATTTATCTTATACATATAAGAATGGCACACGAATAGCATATCCTGATATTAAGATAGATAAAGGAGATAAGGTCGTAATAACTGGACCAAGTGGAAGCGGAAAAACAACGCTCATAAACCTTTTGACCGGACGAATGAACAATTATAATGGTTCATTAAAATTGAATGATATTGAGTATTCTAATTTTAATAAAATTTCATTTTTAAAAGTATTCGGGATACAGCCTCAAAAATATCATATATTCAACGATACTATTTCACGAAATATTACCTTGTCCAATGGAAATTACAATCAAGAACAAATAGATAGAGCAATTCAAAAAGCACAGTTGACACAAAAAGTATCGACCTTGCCTAAAGGGTTAGACACATTGATTAGTTCTGGAAGCGAAACTTTATCTGGTGGTGAACTACAGCGGGTATCTTTGGCAAGATTCTTTATAAGAAAGCGTCCAGTTCTAATAGTTGATGAAGGGACCTCTGCCTTGGATAAAAAGAATGCTGAAAAAGTAATGGACGTACTAGTTAAGAATAAAGAATTAACATTATTCGTAATTACACACAGCATTGATCAAAGCATACTTAGATTATTTAATAAGCAAATTGATCTTTCAGAATAA
- a CDS encoding GntR family transcriptional regulator: METKYEMVEKDIKEKILSGSYAINDKLPTESAMMKTYQVSRYTIRRAISDLENEQFIYTIQGGGMFVDDWQKKIRQEPLENKQIGVITTHIANYIFPNIITGIDRYISNEGYTILLGNTQNDPEKERTSLEGMLNSNISGLIIEPTQSALSNPNKDLFDQLATSKLPTVFINSHYPNLKFNYIEMDDVASGKEATDTLFAMGHKRILGIFKIDDSQGVHRMNGYINSYQTHSQYSYLSEIVMYQSTDNLHALFQRIETIFRREDHPSAVVCYNDQLAIQIMDLIRTLNLKVPDDISVIAFDNYQLSKYIAPKLSTVQHPKEKMGRQAAKMLFDLMDGKKVPPYIKYEPEVILRESTRKIN; this comes from the coding sequence TTGGAAACAAAATACGAAATGGTCGAAAAAGATATCAAAGAAAAGATTTTATCTGGTTCTTATGCCATCAACGATAAGCTACCGACTGAATCAGCTATGATGAAAACTTATCAAGTCAGTCGTTACACGATTAGACGAGCTATCAGTGACCTTGAAAATGAACAATTTATTTATACGATTCAAGGCGGTGGGATGTTTGTCGATGATTGGCAAAAGAAAATACGTCAAGAGCCCTTAGAGAATAAGCAGATTGGTGTAATCACAACCCATATTGCTAATTATATTTTTCCCAATATAATTACGGGAATTGATCGTTATATTTCAAACGAAGGTTATACGATTCTATTAGGGAATACCCAAAATGATCCTGAGAAAGAAAGAACTAGTTTAGAGGGAATGCTCAACAGTAATATTTCGGGATTAATCATTGAACCGACACAGAGTGCGTTGAGTAATCCTAATAAGGACCTCTTTGATCAATTAGCAACATCAAAATTACCGACAGTTTTTATTAACTCTCACTATCCTAATTTGAAATTTAATTATATTGAAATGGACGATGTTGCTTCAGGCAAGGAAGCTACGGATACCTTGTTTGCAATGGGACATAAGCGGATTTTAGGAATCTTTAAAATTGATGATAGTCAAGGGGTTCATCGTATGAATGGCTATATTAATTCATACCAGACTCACAGTCAGTATTCATATTTAAGTGAGATCGTCATGTATCAATCAACTGATAATCTACATGCACTTTTCCAAAGAATTGAAACCATCTTTAGACGTGAAGACCACCCAAGTGCCGTTGTGTGTTATAACGACCAATTAGCGATCCAAATAATGGATTTGATTCGGACTCTGAATCTCAAGGTTCCTGATGATATTTCAGTGATTGCTTTTGACAATTATCAACTATCGAAGTACATTGCTCCCAAGTTGAGTACCGTTCAACATCCTAAAGAAAAGATGGGTCGACAGGCAGCTAAAATGCTCTTCGACTTGATGGATGGAAAGAAGGTACCTCCATATATAAAGTATGAACCAGAAGTAATTCTAAGAGAATCGACACGCAAGATTAATTAA
- a CDS encoding sugar porter family MFS transporter: MGNSKKISRGFIYFFGSFGGILFGYDIGVMTGALPFLQSDWNLQNSAGVVGMITSAVMFGAIFGGALAGKWSDKIGRRKMILISALIFAAGSLLSGVVPNNGQYYLIAVRIFLGLAVGASSALVPAYMSEIAPANLRGRLTGINQTMICTGMLLSYVVDFLLKGLPEQFAWRLMLGLAAVPAVILFLGVLKLPESPRFLVKNNRLDEAKTVLSFIRPADEVEAELKNIQETATDDKAATNNVSLKTMFSGKYRYLVIAGIGVAAFQQFQGANAIFYYIPLIIEKATGRAASSVLMWPIVQGVLLILGSLLFLVIADKFNRRTLLTLGGTVMGLSFIFPAILNLLFPNLNSMTIILFLSIYVAFYSFTWAPLTWVLVGEIFPLAVRGRASGIASSANWVGSFLIGLMFPIMTEHMPQEMVFAIFGIICLLGVLFIRTRVPETKGHTLEEIEQQGVVKENDNKNKSIKSSAINNY, encoded by the coding sequence ATGGGAAATTCAAAAAAGATTTCACGAGGCTTTATTTACTTCTTTGGTTCATTCGGAGGAATTCTATTTGGTTATGATATTGGTGTAATGACTGGTGCTTTGCCATTCTTACAGAGTGATTGGAATCTTCAAAACAGTGCCGGAGTAGTTGGAATGATTACATCGGCCGTGATGTTTGGAGCTATCTTTGGTGGAGCTTTGGCCGGGAAATGGTCAGATAAAATTGGGAGAAGAAAGATGATCTTGATTTCAGCATTAATTTTTGCTGCAGGATCTTTACTATCAGGAGTTGTTCCCAACAATGGTCAGTATTATTTAATAGCCGTTCGAATTTTTCTAGGATTGGCGGTTGGTGCTTCTTCCGCTTTGGTACCAGCTTATATGTCAGAAATTGCACCGGCTAATTTAAGAGGACGGTTAACCGGAATCAATCAAACGATGATCTGTACGGGAATGTTACTTTCTTATGTAGTTGATTTCTTACTTAAAGGTCTTCCGGAACAATTTGCTTGGCGCTTGATGCTTGGATTAGCAGCTGTACCCGCAGTTATCTTGTTCTTAGGTGTCTTGAAACTACCAGAATCACCAAGATTTTTGGTTAAAAATAATCGTCTCGATGAAGCTAAGACGGTTTTGTCATTTATTAGACCAGCAGATGAAGTCGAAGCGGAGTTAAAAAATATTCAAGAAACAGCAACAGATGATAAGGCAGCAACAAACAATGTATCGCTCAAAACAATGTTTAGTGGAAAATATCGTTACTTAGTAATTGCCGGTATCGGTGTAGCAGCCTTTCAACAATTTCAAGGTGCCAATGCAATCTTTTATTACATTCCATTGATCATTGAAAAAGCTACTGGAAGAGCCGCAAGTTCAGTTTTGATGTGGCCTATCGTACAAGGAGTATTGCTGATACTGGGATCATTATTGTTCTTAGTAATTGCCGACAAGTTCAATCGAAGAACCTTGTTAACACTTGGTGGGACTGTAATGGGATTATCATTTATTTTTCCAGCAATTTTAAATTTGTTATTTCCAAATCTAAATTCAATGACAATTATTCTTTTCCTAAGTATTTACGTGGCATTTTATTCCTTTACTTGGGCACCACTAACTTGGGTACTTGTGGGCGAAATATTCCCCTTGGCAGTTAGAGGCCGAGCATCAGGAATCGCTTCTTCAGCTAATTGGGTAGGATCATTTTTAATTGGATTGATGTTCCCAATCATGACTGAACATATGCCCCAAGAAATGGTATTTGCTATTTTTGGAATAATTTGTTTACTCGGAGTTTTGTTTATTAGAACTAGAGTACCTGAAACTAAAGGACATACATTGGAAGAAATTGAGCAACAAGGTGTTGTCAAAGAAAACGATAACAAAAATAAATCTATAAAGAGTTCTGCTATCAATAATTATTAG